A stretch of the Vitis riparia cultivar Riparia Gloire de Montpellier isolate 1030 chromosome 13, EGFV_Vit.rip_1.0, whole genome shotgun sequence genome encodes the following:
- the LOC117929182 gene encoding copper transport protein CCH, giving the protein MANVVELKVGLHCEECIKKILKAIKKIEDIETYNIDTQLNKVIVTGNVTEEEVIRVLQKIGKRASNWQSE; this is encoded by the exons ATGGCTAAT GTGGTGGAATTGAAGGTCGGCTTACATTGTGAGGAATGCATCAAGAAAATCTTGAAGGCCATCAAGAAGATCGAGG ATATTGAAACATACAACATTGATACACAACTCAACAAGGTCATAGTGACAGGCAATGTAACCGAGGAAGAAGTCATCAGAGTCCTCCAAAAGATTGGGAAAAGAGCAAGCAATTGGCAGTCAGAGTAA
- the LOC117929181 gene encoding protein EARLY RESPONSIVE TO DEHYDRATION 15-like, protein MGERICSVIFVITTSSDFCLEIFFQLLSEMAMEVISRTPPSSSTLNPNAPLFVPLAYRTVEDFSDQWWALVQSSPWFRDYWLQECFQDPETDPYCYDIDDPALPDIDALFDDCTGSKAEEEKEHQRELVSLGALKWRKTRDPVVTPRHFEKAPKIVNVKVSPRPIQQPR, encoded by the exons ATGGGAGAACGTATTTGCAGTGTCATTTTCGTTATCACAACCAGCTCAGACTTCTGTCTTGAGATATTTTTTCAGCTTCTTAGCGAAATGGCTATGGAGGTAATTTCACGTACACCACCGTCATCGTCGACGTTGAATCCGAACGCACCTTTGTTCGTTCCGTTGGCATATCGGACGGTGGAGGACTTTTCCGACCAATGGTGGGCCCTGGTACAGTCCTCTCCCTGGTTTCGCGATTATTGGCTTCAAGAATGCTTCCAAGATCCCGAAACTGACCCTTACTGTTACGATATTGACGATCCTGCCCTCCCCGACATCGACGCTCTCTTCGACGACTGCACCGGAA GCAAAGCGGAGGAGGAGAAGGAGCATCAGAGGGAGTTGGTGTCGCTGGGGGCGTTGAAGTGGCGGAAGACTCGAGATCCGGTGGTGACGCCTAGGCACTTCGAGAAGGCTCCGAAGATTGTGAACGTGAAGGTGAGTCCGAGGCCGATTCAGCAGCCGCGGTAG
- the LOC117927604 gene encoding arogenate dehydrogenase 2, chloroplastic-like isoform X3, protein MAVSSSSPLSRTLRIGIVGFGPFGQFLATTMMKQGHTLTATSRSDHSQLCARLGISFFRGMTEFIEAENDVIMLCTSILSLTEVLKSLPLHCLKRPTLFADVLSVKEGPREVLLQGCRMLEMSCEEHDKLAARSQFLTHTIGRILSEMEIESTPIDTKGFQTLIQLKESTIRDSFDLYSGLFVHNKFAKQELNNLVLAFEKVKQKLEEMNEKSDLSMQPL, encoded by the exons ATGGCAGTTTCTTCGTCCTCTCCGTTATCAAGAACTCTCAGGATTGGTATAGTGGGATTCGGCCCCTTTGGGCAGTTCCTGGCAACAACCATGATGAAACAAGGCCACACCCTCACCGCAACTTCTCGGTCAGATCACTCTCAGCTCTGCGCCCGCTTGGGCATCTCATTCTTCAG GGGCATGACTGAATTTATTGAAGCAGAGAATGATGTTATAATGCTATGCACATCTATACTATCTCTAACGGAGGTCCTCAAGTCTTTGCCTCTCCACTGTCTTAAGCGGCCGACACTCTTTGCCGACGTCCTATCGGTTAAAGAAGGCCCAAGAGAGGTTCTATTGCAA GGTTGCAGAATGCTGGAAATGTCCTGTGAAGAACATGATAAACTGGCGGCGAGGAGTCAGTTTCTTACTCACACCATTGGCAG GATACTGTCAGAAATGGAGATTGAGTCCACACCTATTGACACAAAAGGCTTTCAGACACTTATTCAATTG AAAGAGAGCACAATCAGAGATAGTTTCGATCTGTACAGTGGGTTATTTGTCCATAATAAGTTCGCTAAACAAGAG CTGAACAACCTAGTACTCGCATTTGAGAAGGTCAAACAGAAGCTAGAGGAGATGAACGAGAAGTCGGATCTAAGCATGCAGCCATTATAG
- the LOC117927604 gene encoding arogenate dehydrogenase 1, chloroplastic-like isoform X2, with amino-acid sequence MAVSSSSPLSRTLRIGIVGFGPFGQFLATTMMKQGHTLTATSRSDHSQLCARLGISFFRGMTEFIEAENDVIMLCTSILSLTEVLKSLPLHCLKRPTLFADVLSVKEGPREVLLQVLPEESDVLCTHPMFGPESGRDGWNGLSFMYERVRIRDEATCSSFLHIFESEGCRMLEMSCEEHDKLAARSQFLTHTIGRILSEMEIESTPIDTKGFQTLIQLKESTIRDSFDLYSGLFVHNKFAKQEKLT; translated from the exons ATGGCAGTTTCTTCGTCCTCTCCGTTATCAAGAACTCTCAGGATTGGTATAGTGGGATTCGGCCCCTTTGGGCAGTTCCTGGCAACAACCATGATGAAACAAGGCCACACCCTCACCGCAACTTCTCGGTCAGATCACTCTCAGCTCTGCGCCCGCTTGGGCATCTCATTCTTCAG GGGCATGACTGAATTTATTGAAGCAGAGAATGATGTTATAATGCTATGCACATCTATACTATCTCTAACGGAGGTCCTCAAGTCTTTGCCTCTCCACTGTCTTAAGCGGCCGACACTCTTTGCCGACGTCCTATCGGTTAAAGAAGGCCCAAGAGAGGTTCTATTGCAA GTGCTTCCCGAGGAGTCGGATGTGCTTTGCACTCACCCAATGTTTGGACCAGAGAGTGGGAGAGATGGGTGGAATGGTTTATCTTTCATGTACGAGAGGGTTCGAATAAGGGATGAAGCTACCTGCTCCTCTTTCCTACACATTTTTGAGAGTGAG GGTTGCAGAATGCTGGAAATGTCCTGTGAAGAACATGATAAACTGGCGGCGAGGAGTCAGTTTCTTACTCACACCATTGGCAG GATACTGTCAGAAATGGAGATTGAGTCCACACCTATTGACACAAAAGGCTTTCAGACACTTATTCAATTG AAAGAGAGCACAATCAGAGATAGTTTCGATCTGTACAGTGGGTTATTTGTCCATAATAAGTTCGCTAAACAAGAG AAATTGACATGA
- the LOC117927604 gene encoding arogenate dehydrogenase 1, chloroplastic-like isoform X1, with amino-acid sequence MAVSSSSPLSRTLRIGIVGFGPFGQFLATTMMKQGHTLTATSRSDHSQLCARLGISFFRGMTEFIEAENDVIMLCTSILSLTEVLKSLPLHCLKRPTLFADVLSVKEGPREVLLQVLPEESDVLCTHPMFGPESGRDGWNGLSFMYERVRIRDEATCSSFLHIFESEGCRMLEMSCEEHDKLAARSQFLTHTIGRILSEMEIESTPIDTKGFQTLIQLKESTIRDSFDLYSGLFVHNKFAKQELNNLVLAFEKVKQKLEEMNEKSDLSMQPL; translated from the exons ATGGCAGTTTCTTCGTCCTCTCCGTTATCAAGAACTCTCAGGATTGGTATAGTGGGATTCGGCCCCTTTGGGCAGTTCCTGGCAACAACCATGATGAAACAAGGCCACACCCTCACCGCAACTTCTCGGTCAGATCACTCTCAGCTCTGCGCCCGCTTGGGCATCTCATTCTTCAG GGGCATGACTGAATTTATTGAAGCAGAGAATGATGTTATAATGCTATGCACATCTATACTATCTCTAACGGAGGTCCTCAAGTCTTTGCCTCTCCACTGTCTTAAGCGGCCGACACTCTTTGCCGACGTCCTATCGGTTAAAGAAGGCCCAAGAGAGGTTCTATTGCAA GTGCTTCCCGAGGAGTCGGATGTGCTTTGCACTCACCCAATGTTTGGACCAGAGAGTGGGAGAGATGGGTGGAATGGTTTATCTTTCATGTACGAGAGGGTTCGAATAAGGGATGAAGCTACCTGCTCCTCTTTCCTACACATTTTTGAGAGTGAG GGTTGCAGAATGCTGGAAATGTCCTGTGAAGAACATGATAAACTGGCGGCGAGGAGTCAGTTTCTTACTCACACCATTGGCAG GATACTGTCAGAAATGGAGATTGAGTCCACACCTATTGACACAAAAGGCTTTCAGACACTTATTCAATTG AAAGAGAGCACAATCAGAGATAGTTTCGATCTGTACAGTGGGTTATTTGTCCATAATAAGTTCGCTAAACAAGAG CTGAACAACCTAGTACTCGCATTTGAGAAGGTCAAACAGAAGCTAGAGGAGATGAACGAGAAGTCGGATCTAAGCATGCAGCCATTATAG
- the LOC117928968 gene encoding protein RETICULATA-RELATED 5, chloroplastic-like: MKPHTHRGFGSGSVFVSSASGRRFDLQENHIGKAFLAGNHVFRRISTGKRCGVDVAVRCCRSPVEKRESSCSDRDRLFEVGTRREVLVTPFLAIGAYLLQSVVARAEEGTEAVMPAAASGTVPAAAEKKMEEAIISRIYDATVIGEPMALGKDKRKVWEKLMNARIVYLGEAEQVPIRDDRELELEIVKKLRKRCAENERPLSLALEAFPCNLQEQLNQYMDYRIDGGTLKSYASHWPPQRWQEYEPLLSYCRDNGVRLVACGTPLEVLRTVQAEGIRGLSKAERRKYAPPAGSGFISGFTSISRKSSIDTNSPNQSVPFGPSSYLSAQARVVEDHTMSQIILQEMVDGGTTGMLVVVTGANHVMYGSRGTGLPARISKKLQKRNQTVILLDPERQYIRREGEVPVADFLWYSAARPCSRNCFDRAEVARVMNAAGRRRDALPQDLQKGLDLGLVSPEVLQNFFDLEQYPLISELTHRFQGFRERLLADPKFLHRLAIEEVISITTTLLAQYERRKENFFEELDYVITDTLRGSVVDFFTVWLPAPTLSFLSYADEMNAPDGIDALKGLLGSIPDNAFQKNLAGKDWNLSHRVASVLFGGVKLASVGFISSIGAVAASNTLYAVRKILNPALIVNQQNKRSPIFKTAFVYGCFLGISANLRYQIIAGVVEHRFSDQFASQPLLVNMLSFFARTINSYWGTQQWVDLARFTGLQTRKSEPPSYQTVDSSNHAALECSSAEEAHIDEIKDQ; the protein is encoded by the exons ATGAAGCCTCACACTCACAGAGGCTTCGGCTCTGGCTCAGTGTTTGTCAGCTCAGCGAGCGGCCGTCGTTTTGATCTACAGGAGAATCACATCGGGAAGGCATTTTTAGCCGGAAACCATGTTTTCCGGCGGATTTCGACTGGAAAGCGCTGCGGTGTTGATGTGGCAGTCAGATGCTGCCGGAGCCCGGTGGAAAAGCGTGAGTCTTCATGCTCCGATCGAGATCGTCTGTTTGAGGTCGGGACAAGGCGGGAGGTGTTGGTCACGCCATTCTTGGCGATTGGAGCGTATTTGTTGCAGTCAGTGGTGGCGAGAGCGGAGGAGGGAACTGAGGCTGTGATGCCGGCGGCGGCATCGGGGACAGTGCCAGCGGCAGCGGAGAAGAAGATGGAGGAGGCGATAATTTCGAGGATTTACGATGCGACGGTGATCGGAGAGCCAATGGCCCTCGGCAAAGATAAACGGAAGGTTTGGGAGAAGTTGATGAATGCTCGAATTGTGTATTTGGGCGAAGCGGAGCAAGTTCCAATTCGCGATGATAGGGAATTGGAGCTTGAGATTGTGAAGAAATTGAGGAAAAGGTGTGCTGAGAATGAACGGCCTTTATCTTTGGCTTTGGAGGCATTTCCTTGCAATTTACAGGAACAGCTCAACCAATACATGGACTATAG GATTGATGGAGGAACCTTAAAGTCTTATGCATCACATTGGCCACCTCAGCGTTGGCAGGAGTATGAGCCTCTTTTAAGTTATTGTCGAGATAATGGAGTTCGGTTAGTTGCTTGTGGTACACCTCTTGAG GTCCTAAGGACTGTTCAAGCTGAAGGAATTCGTGGGCTTTCTAAGGCTGAACGCAGAAAATATGCTCCTCCAGCCGGTTCAGGCTTCATCTCAGGCTTTACTTCTATCTCACGCAAATCATCAATAGACACGAATTCTCCAAATCAGTCTGTTCCTTTTGGACCAAGCTCATATCTATCTGCACAGGCAAGAGTGGTTGAGGACCATACAATGTCCCAGATAATCTTACAAGAAATGGTGGACGGAGGAACCACTGGTATGCTGGTAGTGGTGACAGGTGCAAACCATGTTATGTATGGATCAAGAGGGACAGGGCTGCCAGCAAGAATTTCAAAGAAGCTGCAAAAAAGGAATCAAACTGTAATATTACTTGACCCTGAGAGGCAATATATACGAAGAGAAGGAGAAGTCCCTGTTGCCGATTTCTTGTGGTATTCTGCTGCCAGGCCCTGTAGCAGAAATTGCTTCGATCGTGCTGAAGTTGCCCGAGTAATGAATGCAGCTGGCAGGAGGCGGGATGCCCTACCACAG GATCTTCAGAAAGGACTTGATCTAGGTCTGGTTTCACCTGAGGTACTACAGAACTTCTTTGATCTGGAGCAATATCCTCTTATTTCAGAGCTCACTCACCGATTCCAG GGTTTCAGGGAGAGATTGTTGGCAGACCCCAAATTCCTGCATAGATTAGCGATAGAAGAAGTTATATCAATAACCACTACTCTTTTAGCACAGTATGAGAGGCGCAAAGAAAATTTCTTTGAGGAGCTTGACTATGTTATTACAGATACCCTGAGGGGATCAGTAGTTGATTTTTTTACTGTGTGGCTTCCTGCCCCAACTTTGTCATTCCTTTCATATGCTGATGAGATGAACGCCCCTGATGGCATAGATGCATTAAAGGGTCTCCTTGGTTCCATTCCAGACAATGCATTCCAGAAGAATCTTGCTGGGAAGGACTGGAATCTGAGTCATAGAGTCGCTTCAGTGCTTTTTGGTGGTGTCAAACTTGCTAGTGTCGGATTTATTTCTAGCATTGGGGCTGTGGCTGCATCAAATACTTTGTATGCAGTCCGCAAAATCCTTAATCCAGCACTAATTGTTAATCAGCAAAATAAAAGGTCACCGATATTTAAAACAGCATTTGTCTATGGATGCTTTCTTGGAATATCAGCCAATCTCCGGTATCAG ATAATTGCTGGAGTAGTGGAGCATCGATTTTCTGATCAATTTGCTTCTCAACCATTACTTGTGAATATGCTATCCTTTTTTGCTCGGACAATCAACTCCTACTGGGGAACCCAG CAATGGGTTGATCTTGCACGATTTACGGGGCTGCAGACTCGAAAGAGCGAGCCACCCTCCTACCAAACAGTAGATTCTTCAAATCATGCTGCGTTAGAATGCAGCAGCGCAGAAGAGGCCCATATTGATGAAATCAAGGATCAATAG